A genomic window from Streptococcus sanguinis includes:
- a CDS encoding DUF4304 domain-containing protein, with protein sequence MNKTEFKKIVGETLKSQGFAYENKYYTFENTDLKVFIGFQKSNFENSFYINYGFLIKGIYDGKLPLYKQGLEDFGGRFVYQDLDSYNLEKITSESLVASINSNIKMLIQPAFDDGLANYFELYPHFKFLCKKRVKEYLGF encoded by the coding sequence ATGAACAAAACAGAATTTAAAAAGATTGTTGGTGAAACTTTGAAATCACAAGGTTTTGCTTATGAAAATAAATATTATACATTTGAAAATACTGATTTAAAGGTATTTATTGGCTTTCAAAAATCTAACTTTGAGAACTCTTTCTATATCAATTACGGCTTTTTGATCAAAGGTATTTATGATGGGAAATTACCTCTATATAAACAGGGTTTGGAAGACTTTGGTGGTAGATTTGTTTATCAGGACCTAGATAGCTATAATCTAGAGAAGATAACCTCAGAAAGTTTAGTGGCTTCTATTAATAGTAATATCAAAATGTTGATTCAGCCTGCCTTTGATGATGGACTAGCAAACTATTTTGAGTTGTACCCTCACTTCAAGTTTCTTTGTAAAAAACGTGTGAAAGAATATCTGGGCTTCTAA
- a CDS encoding pyridoxal phosphate-dependent aminotransferase, whose translation MKEFDKSSKLEHVAYDIRGPVLDEAMRMRANGEKILRLNTGNPAEFGFTAPDEVIHDLIMNARDSEGYSDSKGIFSARKAIMQYCQLKNFPNVDIDDIYLGNGVSELIVMSMQGLLDDGDEVLVPMPDYPLWTAAVSLAGGNAVHYVCDEQAEWYPDIDDIKSKITSNTKAIIIINPNNPTGALYPKELLLEIVEIARQNNLIIFADEIYDRLVMDGNLHTSVASLAPDLFCVSMNGLSKSHRIAGFRVGWMVLSGPKHHVKGYIEGLNMLSNMRLCSNVLAQQVVQTSLGGHQSVDELLLPGGRIYEQRNFIYQAIQDIPGLSAVKPKAGLYIFPKIDRNMYRIDDDEQFVLNFLKQEKVLLVHGRGFNWQEPNHFRIVYLPRVDELAQIQEKMTRFLRQYRR comes from the coding sequence ATGAAAGAATTTGACAAGTCCAGCAAGCTGGAACATGTTGCCTATGATATTCGCGGTCCGGTTTTGGATGAAGCTATGCGCATGCGGGCCAATGGCGAAAAGATTCTCCGCCTCAATACAGGGAATCCGGCAGAATTTGGTTTTACCGCTCCGGATGAGGTCATTCATGATTTGATTATGAATGCGCGTGACAGTGAAGGTTACTCTGACTCCAAGGGAATTTTTTCAGCCCGCAAGGCTATCATGCAGTACTGCCAGCTTAAGAATTTCCCTAATGTAGATATTGATGACATTTATCTGGGAAATGGCGTCAGCGAGCTGATTGTCATGTCCATGCAGGGATTGCTGGATGACGGAGATGAGGTGCTGGTGCCAATGCCAGACTACCCACTCTGGACGGCTGCAGTCAGTCTGGCTGGTGGGAATGCTGTTCACTATGTCTGTGATGAGCAGGCAGAATGGTATCCAGATATTGACGATATCAAGTCAAAAATCACATCTAATACCAAGGCTATCATTATCATCAACCCTAACAATCCAACGGGAGCACTTTATCCTAAGGAACTGCTGCTGGAAATTGTGGAAATTGCTCGCCAGAACAATCTCATTATCTTTGCGGATGAAATCTATGACCGCCTGGTGATGGACGGCAATCTCCACACCTCTGTAGCTAGTCTAGCACCCGACCTTTTCTGTGTCAGCATGAATGGTCTTTCTAAGTCGCACCGTATTGCAGGCTTCCGGGTTGGCTGGATGGTGCTATCTGGGCCTAAGCATCATGTTAAGGGCTATATTGAAGGGTTGAACATGCTCTCCAACATGCGCCTGTGCTCCAATGTCTTGGCTCAACAGGTCGTTCAAACGTCACTTGGCGGTCATCAATCTGTGGATGAACTGCTCTTGCCAGGTGGCCGTATCTATGAGCAGCGTAATTTCATCTATCAGGCTATTCAGGATATCCCGGGGCTATCAGCTGTAAAACCTAAAGCAGGTCTCTATATTTTCCCGAAAATTGACCGGAACATGTATCGCATCGACGATGATGAGCAGTTTGTGCTCAATTTCCTCAAGCAGGAGAAAGTCCTTCTCGTCCATGGACGAGGCTTTAACTGGCAGGAACCAAATCATTTCCGAATCGTTTATCTGCCTCGAGTAGATGAACTAGCTCAAATCCAAGAAAAAATGACGCGCTTCTTGCGCCAATATCGCCGTTAA
- a CDS encoding barstar family protein: MKNKIHYITKLELKDLLPFSGFVAIFDGKQIQNKEELFRFLEKTAGLPDANNWSSITDWLTDLSWLKAEEYTFIFENYDGFLNDDLSSKDLFLEILEEDVLPWWESDVEKHVVGGKVKSFQVYIVEN, from the coding sequence GTGAAAAACAAAATTCATTACATTACAAAGCTTGAATTGAAAGACCTATTGCCTTTCAGCGGCTTTGTAGCAATTTTTGATGGGAAGCAGATCCAAAACAAAGAAGAGCTATTCCGTTTTCTTGAAAAAACTGCCGGCCTTCCTGATGCGAATAATTGGTCATCTATTACAGATTGGCTGACAGACTTATCATGGTTAAAAGCTGAAGAATACACTTTTATTTTTGAAAATTATGATGGTTTCTTAAACGATGACTTATCTTCTAAAGACTTATTTTTAGAAATTTTGGAAGAAGATGTTCTTCCTTGGTGGGAAAGTGATGTTGAAAAACATGTTGTTGGCGGTAAGGTCAAGAGTTTTCAAGTTTACATAGTGGAAAATTAA
- a CDS encoding DUF4304 domain-containing protein, protein MNNTEFKKIVGETLKSQGFAYENKYYTFENADLKVFIGFQKSNFENSFYINYGFFIKKLHEKLERLSHGFGDFRGRFVYNDNDKMIGDYKLSDLTKESLSESILENTEKFIKLAFERGIDDYLEMYPHLKRRLPLTVKEYLDSTYK, encoded by the coding sequence ATGAATAATACAGAATTCAAAAAAATTGTTGGCGAAACTTTGAAATCACAAGGTTTTGCTTATGAAAATAAATATTATACATTTGAGAATGCTGATTTAAAGGTATTTATTGGCTTTCAAAAATCTAACTTTGAGAACTCTTTCTATATCAATTACGGCTTTTTTATAAAAAAGCTTCATGAAAAATTAGAGAGGTTAAGTCACGGTTTTGGAGATTTTAGAGGTCGCTTTGTTTACAATGATAACGACAAAATGATTGGAGATTACAAATTATCTGATTTGACGAAGGAAAGTCTTTCAGAGAGTATTTTAGAGAATACAGAGAAGTTTATTAAACTAGCCTTTGAGAGAGGGATTGATGACTATTTGGAAATGTATCCTCACTTAAAACGAAGACTTCCTTTGACAGTAAAGGAATATTTAGATTCCACCTACAAATGA
- a CDS encoding universal stress protein produces the protein MTQKYENIMVAVDGSHESELAFEKGVNVALRNGSRLTITHVIDTRALQSVSTFDADVYEDLQEDAKKLTAELKEKAQKSGIKYVDIVIEMGNPKTLLATDIPEEHKVDLIMVGATGLNAFERLLVGSSSEYILRHAKVDLLVVRDPEKTL, from the coding sequence ATGACTCAGAAATATGAAAACATTATGGTTGCTGTGGATGGTTCTCATGAATCCGAACTAGCCTTTGAAAAGGGCGTTAACGTGGCGCTCCGAAACGGCTCTCGTCTCACCATCACCCACGTCATTGATACCCGGGCTTTGCAAAGTGTCTCAACCTTTGATGCAGATGTCTATGAGGACTTGCAGGAAGATGCCAAAAAACTGACAGCAGAGCTAAAAGAAAAGGCTCAAAAATCCGGTATCAAGTATGTTGACATTGTCATTGAGATGGGCAATCCCAAGACTCTCTTGGCTACAGATATCCCAGAAGAGCACAAGGTAGATCTGATCATGGTCGGTGCTACCGGCCTCAATGCCTTTGAACGGCTGCTAGTCGGTTCTTCATCTGAATATATCCTGCGCCACGCCAAGGTTGACTTGCTGGTGGTCAGAGACCCAGAAAAGACTTTATAA
- a CDS encoding RNA 2'-phosphotransferase, which produces MFDYQKLSREISYILRHNPQKYNLTLDKEGWADINDLLQKLNARSEWNGLSKKDLEKMIASSDKKRHEIQSDKIRAFYGHSLKEKVQKNPCQPPNVLYHGTVEKFVDSILEKGLITKERQYVHLSTTPETAKKVALRRDKKAIILKIDAHKAWDSGIKFYLGNEDIWLSEPIASKFISVLE; this is translated from the coding sequence TTGTTTGATTATCAAAAACTGAGCAGAGAAATTTCATATATTTTAAGACATAATCCTCAAAAATACAATTTAACGTTGGATAAAGAGGGGTGGGCAGACATTAATGATTTATTACAAAAATTAAATGCTAGATCTGAATGGAATGGTCTTTCTAAGAAAGACTTAGAGAAAATGATTGCTTCTTCTGATAAAAAAAGACATGAAATTCAGTCTGACAAGATTCGAGCCTTTTATGGTCATTCACTAAAAGAAAAGGTACAAAAAAATCCTTGCCAGCCACCTAATGTTTTATATCATGGAACTGTTGAAAAATTTGTAGATTCTATTCTCGAAAAAGGACTGATTACAAAGGAACGACAGTATGTACATCTATCTACAACTCCTGAAACAGCTAAAAAGGTTGCCTTAAGACGAGATAAAAAGGCAATTATTTTAAAAATTGATGCACATAAGGCCTGGGATTCAGGAATAAAATTTTATCTTGGAAACGAAGATATTTGGCTTTCAGAACCTATTGCTAGTAAATTTATATCTGTTTTAGAATAA